Proteins encoded within one genomic window of Canis lupus familiaris isolate Mischka breed German Shepherd chromosome 12, alternate assembly UU_Cfam_GSD_1.0, whole genome shotgun sequence:
- the DEFB110 gene encoding beta-defensin 110 — MKIHLFFFILLFWVTILPATKKYPQYGSLDLRRQCRKGNGRCRLECHESEIRIAFCMRPATHCCLQK; from the exons ATGAagattcatctctttttctttattctgctcTTTTGGGTCACAATTTTACCAG CCACAAAGAAATATCCCCAATATGGTAGCTTGGATTTGAGGAGACAGTGCAGAAAGGGTAATGGCCGATGTAGACTTGAGTGCCATGAAAGTGAAATTAGAATTGCTTTCTGCATGCGACCTGCAACTCATTGCTGCTTGCAGAAGTAA